In Colias croceus chromosome 19, ilColCroc2.1, the following are encoded in one genomic region:
- the LOC123700407 gene encoding uncharacterized protein LOC123700407 — translation MWKCVGLMLFIGQWIIVTSDPVTNEDEISRYARKAGDCCPCPESTSRHSDIEHSASENVNVMTCPCNSRNSDSDTAPSILSPSTVQSFTRQSEQNGESKPILEPEGDLAPSMLETVREDTEEEHQEAISRDAGRSVIQSVDRNALIDDEVSQANARENIDMDTVPEASNNQERRCVSPSSDDYRLTNRDSLSSVLDMNYAPSNLYNNLHLPEELTFPVTPVQELSFSPSDIQNRFLPLNGLNPFARRAGLPALYTRPLLTAQSPIDLNNLLNLRNVELVPPRRVAIAREPEEPEEISYNIMNNRNFEPATDSSINVVNKTPKISNTNDNFDCGPHGSESSIPNHSGNSLRMTDHSTDQNRNIFNILTSPNQSNKEKYVSPDISIRDNVLKTLEDFRQANTMMHDNLRSSLDNVLKPENREPSNYFKEDRSSNSFKTIASMEDLHDKMLFNNHEVIKTMDKSNNNLNNMNINQKKWVNDEENMRTPTKFDDRNGDFERDSSNLETCVIHDRSNKSPQHFYTQNNEMRTAASEPNYAHQYSHDIKNFRNSFSNVMSNDPLEDIDLDIFQYQPALHGINGLKNLRLPQLNMKSYKAQLHVPNSLNLKPVKLQKTLRRGSDILGATLSMKPHKTKKAFGLLNKNMRSSQNEPRSFGIPNIEDIRSYLENSAPNILNLPFMNLGSHDECGSGNILGSANENLRSFAENAIANVQDTLDNTFREGNIRDNPLIGDTILNPSDVIETITEAREDANDKLRNFQLDLNDRLQRIHQSLISQSRIPSPSILQHRESKPYTSRLEQGKIKYNPNKMLSNSKDNKYASTFRSVTTSQNSPTFSSISSTSPISRRTSTKSLSANKGNNFAQLGQKLDSKRPLSLHERLNLAKESKDIISFTTKKPPIRESLQKIKPLSARNPTTALKKENQPAQSRRVSPQMRASPRKQIGREPKTSPSEVIYTKIPSTSRMSPKESLCEENNEQTLGESLQVKSSRPAVEPRPRSSGRNSILPNIAENTFLSKVKEAVAPKHLERAVSRNSNNDTPSNYDIALSASEIKGKSIEPSTDISFNCKMVCSKS, via the exons ATGTGGAAGTGTGTGGGTTTAATGCTCTTTATAGGGCAATGGATCATA GTAACCTCAGACCCAGTGACCAATGAAGATGAAATTTCACGATATGCCCGAAAGGCGGGTGATTGCTGCCCATGTCCAGAGTCCACCTCACGACACAGTGACATAGAACATAGTGCTTCTGAAAATGTGAACGTCATGACCTGCCCTTGTAACTCACGAAATTCTGATTCAGACACAGCACCATCTATTTTGTCTCCAAGCACTGTCCAATCTTTTACAag ACAATCTGAACAAAATGGAGAATCAAAGCCAATACTAGAACCAGAAGGTGATCTTGCTCCGTCTATGTTAGAAACTGTTCGCGAAGATACTGAAGAAGAGCATCAAGAAGCAATATCTCGAGATGCAGGAAGAAGTGTAATACAAAGCGTTGACCGCAATGCGTTGATTGATGATGAAGTTAGTCAAGCAAACGCACGCGAAAATATTGACATGGATACTGTACCGGAAGCATCTAATAATCAAGAAAGAAGATGTGTTTCTCCTTCGTCTGATGATTATCGATTAACCAACAGGGATTCTTTGTCTAGTGTATTAGATATGAATTATGCACCAAGTAACTTATATAATAACTTACACTTACCCGAAGAACTAACTTTTCCTGTGACTCCTGTTCAAGAGCTTTCATTTTCACCTAGTGATATTCAAAATCGTTTCTTGCCACTTAATGGATTGAATCCTTTTGCAAGAAGGGCAGGGCTGCCCGCACTTTATACAAGACCATTATTAACTGCACAAAGTcctatagatttaaataatcttTTGAATTTAAGAAATGTAGAACTTGTTCCTCCACGAAGAGTTGCAATTGCGAGAGAACCTGAAGAGCCTGAAgaaatttcttataatattatgaacaatCGCAATTTTGAACCTGCTACGGATTCAAGCATTAATGTTGTAAACAAAACTCCAAAAATTTCAAACACTAATGATAACTTCGATTGTGGACCTCATGGAAGCGAATCTTCAATTCCAAATCATTCCGGGAACTCTCTTAGAATGACTGATCATTCGACGGATCAAAATCGaaacattttcaatatattaacGTCACCAAATCAGTCAAATAAGGAGAAATATGTAAGTCCTGATATATCAATAAGGGATAACGTATTAAAAACATTGGAAGACTTCAGGCAAGCCAATACCATGATGCATGATAATTTACGATCTAGTTTGGACAATGTATTAAAACCGGAAAATCGAGAAccttcaaattattttaaagaggACCGTTCAAGTAATTCTTTTAAAACTATTGCAAGCATGGAAGATTTACATGACAAGATGCTTTTTAATAATCACGAAGTCATTAAAACAATGGATAAATcgaataacaatttaaataacatgaaTATAAACCAAAAAAAGTGGGTAAATGACGAGGAGAACATGCGAACACCTACAAAATTCGATGACAGGAATGGTGATTTTGAAAGGGATTCTTCAAATCTGGAAACATGTGTCATACATGACCGTTCAAATAAAAGTCCGCAACATTTTTATactcaaaataatgaaatgagAACAGCAGCTAGCGAGCCCAACTACGCACATCAATATTCacatgatattaaaaattttcggAATTCTTTCAGCAATGTAATGTCAAACGATCCTTTAGAGGATATAGATCTTGATATTTTTCAGTATCAACCTGCTTTACACGGCATCAATggtttaaaaaatcttcgatTGCCTCAACTTAATATGAAGTCTTATAAAGCGCAACTTCACGTAccaaattcattaaatttaaaacctgTTAAACTGCAAAAGACACTAAGAAGAGGTAGTGATATTTTAGGTGCTACTTTATCAATGAAAccacacaaaacaaaaaaggCATTTGgattacttaataaaaatatgagatCATCACAAAATGAACCCAGGTCTTTCGGAATTCCAAATATTGAAGATATTCGatcatatttagaaaatagtGCTCCCAATATTTTGAACTTACCTTTCATGAACCTCGGTTCCCATGATGAATGCGGATCGGGAAATATATTAGGTAGcgcaaatgaaaatttgagaTCATTTGCTGAAAATGCTATAGCTAATGTTCAGGATACTTTAGATAATACGTTCAGAGAAGGTAACATTAGAGATAACCCTCTTATAGGAGATACAATTTTAAACCCTAGTGATGTTATTGAAACAATCACTGAAGCACGTGAGGACGCTAATGATAAATTACGTAATTTTCAATTAGATTTGAATGACAGACTGCAGAGAATTCATCAAAGTTTAATTAGTCAATCAAGAATTCCATCACCATCAATCTTACAACACCGTGAAAGTAAACCATATACTTCCCGCCTCGAACaaggtaaaattaaatataatcccaataaaatgttatcaaaTTCTAAGGACAATAAATATGCTTCTACATTTAGATCAGTTACTACTTCACAAAATAGTCCAACTTTTTCATCAATAAGTTCAACTTCTCCAATTAGTCGCCGTACATCAACTAAATCTTTATCTGCAAATAAAGGCAATAACTTTGCGCAACTTGGTCAAAAATTAGACTCAAAACGACCGCTTTCTTTACACGAAAGATTGAATTTAGCTAAAGAAAGCAAAGACATCATTTCATTCACTACGAAGAAACCACCAATACGAGAATCGTTGCAAAAAATTAAACCTTTGTCTGCTCGAAACCCTACAACAGCACTGAAAAAAGAAAACCAACCGGCTCAATCAAGAAGAGTTTCACCTCAAATGAGAGCATCACCGAGAAAACAAATAGGCAGGGAGCCAAAGACATCACCTAGTGAAGTTATATACACAAAAATTCCTTCTACAAGTAGAATGTCACCAAAAGAGTCCTTGTGTGAAGAAAATAATGAACAAACATTAGGCGAATCGTTACAAGTTAAAAGTTCAAGACCGGCTGTAGAGCCAAGACCAAGAAGTTCGGGAAGGAATTCCATCTTGCCAAATATTGCTGAAAATACATTCTTATCCAAAGTAAAAGAAGCTGTGGCGCCGAAACATTTGGAACGTGCGGTTTCAAGGAACAGTAATAATGATACACCTTCCAACTATGATATAGCTCTTTCTGCTTCagaaataaaaggaaaaagtATCGAACCATCCACAGACATATCTTTTAATTGCAAAATGGTATGTTCAAAATCTTGA